In the genome of Triticum urartu cultivar G1812 chromosome 5, Tu2.1, whole genome shotgun sequence, one region contains:
- the LOC125507330 gene encoding trifunctional UDP-glucose 4,6-dehydratase/UDP-4-keto-6-deoxy-D-glucose 3,5-epimerase/UDP-4-keto-L-rhamnose-reductase RHM1-like: MATPYTPKSILITGAAGFIASHVTNRIVRNYPDYKIVVLDKLDYCSNLKNLLPASSSPNFKFVKGDIASADLVNFLLVTENIDTIMHFAAQTHVDNSFGNSFEFTKNNIYGTHVLLEACKVTGQIRRFIHVSTDEVYGETDEDAVVGNHEASQLLPTNPYSATKAGAEMLVMAYGRSYGLPVITTRGNNVYGPNQFPEKLIPKFILLAMRGKPLPIHGDGSNVRSYLYCEDVAEAFEVILHRGEVGHVYNIGTKRERTVTDVAKDVCRLFNLEADKVIQLVDNRPFNDQRYFLDDEKLKSLGWSERTRWEEGLRKTMEWYVANSDYWGDVSGALLPHPRTLMMPGYEGSEEIKGMLNLFTNNQTKMVAPTSEGSSQTRLLKFLIYGRTGWIGGLLGKICEKQGIPYEYGKGRLEERFSIVLDIQTVKPTHVFNAAGVTGRPNVDWCESHKPDTIRTNVVGTLTLADVCREHGLLVINYATGCIFEYDANHPEGSGIGFKEEDKPNFTGSFYSKTKAMVEELLNEYENVCTLRVRMPISSDLNNPRNFITKISRYDKVVNIPNSMTVLDELLPISVEMAKRNLRGIWNFTNPGVVSHNEILEMYKKYMDPSYKWTNFTLEEQAKVIVAPRSNNEMDATKLKREFPELLSIKDSLIKYVFEPNRKVPAT; this comes from the exons ATGGCGACACCCTACACACCTAAGAGCATCCTCATTACAGGAGCTGCTGGTTTCATCGCTTCCCATGTCACAAACCGCATTGTACGGAACTACCCTGATTACAAGATTGTCGTCCTTGACAAGCTTGATTACTGCTCCAATCTGAAGAACCTTCTCCCTGCCAGCTCGTCACCAAACTTCAAGTTTGTCAAGGGCGATATTGCCAGTGCTGATCTTGTCAACTTCCTCCTGGTCACAGAGAACATTGATACAATAATGCACTTTGCAGCCCAGACACATGTTGACAATTCTTTTGGTAACTCCTTTGAATTCACCAAGAACAACATTTATGGTACTCATGTTCTTCTCGAAGCTTGCAAGGTCACTGGTCAGATCAGGAGGTTCATCCACGTTAGCACTGATGAGGTCTATGGTGAGACTGATGAGGATGCAGTGGTTGGTAACCATGAGGCCTCACAGCTGCTCCCAACAAATCCTTATTCAGCCACCAAAGCTGGAGCAGAGATGCTTGTCATGGCTTATGGGAGATCCTATGGTCTGCCGGTCATCACTACCCGGGGAAATAATGTGTATGGTCCTAACCAGTTTCCTGAAAAGCTTATTCCGAAGTTCATTCTTTTGGCTATGAGAGGAAAGCCCCTCCCAATTCATGGTGATGGATCCAATGTCCGAAGCTACCTCTACTGTGAGGACGTTGCTGAGGCTTTTGAAGTCATTCTTCATCGTGGAGAAGTTGGACATGTTTACAACATTGGAACAAAGAGAGAGAGGACAGTCACTGATGTGGCAAAGGATGTCTGCAGGCTTTTCAATCTTGAAGCTGATAAAGTAATCCAGTTGGTTGATAATAGACCTTTCAATGATCAGAGGTATTTCTTGGATGATGAGAAGCTCAAGAGTCTTGGGTGGTCTGAGCGCACTAGATGGGAGGAGGGCCTGAGGAAGACAATGGAATGGTATGTAGCTAATTCTGACTATTGGGGTGACGTTTCTGGTGCACTGTTGCCTCATCCGAGGACACTGATGATGCCTGGGTATGAGGGCTCTGAGGAAATTAAAGGAATGCTAAATCTGTTTACTAACAATCAAACGAAGATGGTGGCTCCAACATCAGAAGGTTCTTCCCAAACTCGTTTGCTCAAGTTCTTGATATATGGCCGGACAGGATGGATTGGTGGACTTCTTGGCAAAATATGTGAGAAGCAAGGAATTCCATACGAGTATGGAAAAGGTCGCTTGGAAGAGCGCTTTTCCATTGTCCTTGATATCCAAACTGTTAAGCCAACACATGTCTTCAATGCTGCTGGTGTTACTGGCAGACCCAATGTTGATTGGTGTGAGTCTCACAAGCCAGACACCATACGTACCAATGTTGTGGGCACCTTGACTCTAGCTGATGTTTGTCGGGAGCATGGGTTATTGGTGATAAACTATGCCACTGGGTGCATATTTGAATATGATGCAAATCATCCTGAAGGGTCAGGCATCGGCTTCAAAGAAGAGGATAAACCAAACTTCACTGGTTCATTCTACTCAAAGACTAAGGCAATG GTTGAGGAACTGTTGAACGAGTACGAGAATGTCTGCACTCTGCGAGTCCGGATGCCAATATCGTCTGACCTCAACAACCCCCGAAACTTCATCACAAAGATTAGCCGTTATGACAAGGTGGTAAACATCCCAAACAGCATGACTGTGTTGGATGAGCTTTTGCCGATTTCAGTTGAGATGGCAAAAAGGAACTTGCGTGGCATCTGGAACTTCACCAATCCTGGCGTGGTCAGCCACAATGAGATTCTGGAGATGTATAAGAAGTACATGGATCCCAGCTACAAGTGGACGAACTTCACGCTAGAAGAACAGGCTAAGGTCATAGTTGCACCTCGGAGCAACAACGAGATGGACGCGACAAAGCTGAAGAGAGAGTTCCCCGAGCTGCTATCGATCAAAGACTCATTGATCAAGTATGTCTTCGAACCCAACAGGAAGGTCCCAGCAACTTGA